The Ictidomys tridecemlineatus isolate mIctTri1 chromosome 6, mIctTri1.hap1, whole genome shotgun sequence genome includes a region encoding these proteins:
- the Dnajc3 gene encoding dnaJ homolog subfamily C member 3 isoform X1 yields the protein MVAPGSVTSRLGAVFPFLLVLVDLQYEGAECGVNADVEKHLELGKKLLAAGQLADALSQFHAAVDGDPDNYIAYYRRATVFLAMGKSKAALPDLTKVIELKMDFTAARLQRGHLLLKQGKLDEAEDDFKKVLKSNPSENEEKEAQSQLLKSDEMQRLRSQALEAFESADYTAAITFLDKILEVCVWDAELRELRAECFIKEGEPRKAISDLKATSKLKNDNTEAFYKISTLYYQLGDHELSLSEVRECLKLDQDHKRCFAHYKQVKKLNKLIESAEELIRDGRYTDAISKYESVMKTEPSIAEYTVRSKERICHCFSKDEKPVEAIRVCSEVLQIEPDNVNALKDRAEAYLIEEMYDEAIQDYEAAQEHNENDQQIREGLEKAQRLLKQSQKRDYYKILGVKRNAKKQEIIKAYRKLALQWHPDNFQNEEEKKKAEKKFIDIAAAKEVLSDPEMRKKFDDGEDPLDAESQQGGGGNPFHRSWNSWQGFNPFSSGGPFRFKFHFN from the exons gtgctgAATGTGGAGTAAATGCAGATGTTGAGAAACATCTTGAATTGGGCAAGAAATTACTTGCAGCTGGACAGCTAGCTGATGCTTTATCTCAATTTCATGCCGCAGTAG atggTGATCCTGATAACTATATTGCATACTATCGAAGAGCTACAGTCTTTTTAGCTATGGGAAAATCGAAAGCAGCACTTCCTGATTTAACTAAAGTGATTGAATTGAAGATGGATTTCACTGCA gCAAGATTACAGAGAGGTCACTTATTACTTAAACAAGGAAAACTTGATGAAGcagaagatgattttaaaaaagtg CTCAAATCTAATCCaagtgaaaatgaagaaaaggaagcccAGTCACAACTTCTCAAGTCTGATGAAATGCAACGTTTGCGTTCACAAGCACTCGAGGCTTTTGAAAGTGCAGATTATACTGCTGCTATAACCTTCCTTGATAAGATTTTAGAG GTTTGTGTTTGGGATGCAGAACTACGGGAACTTCGAGCTGAATGTTTTATAAAAGAAGGAGAACCTAGGAAAGCTATAAGTGACTTAAAAGCCACATCAAAACTGAAGAATGACAATACTgaagcattttataaaatcagCACACTGTACTACCAACTTGGAGACCATGAATTATCCCTCAG TGAAGTTCGTGAATGTCTAAAACTTGATCAGGATCATAAAAGGTGTTTTGCACActataaacaagtaaaaaaacTTAATAAGCTGATTGAATCAGCTGAAGAGCTCATCAGAGATGGCAG ATACACAGATGCAATCAGCAAATATGAATCTGTCATGAAAACAGAGCCCAGCATTGCTGAATACACAGTTCGTTCAAAAGAAAGGATCTGTCACTGCTTTTCTAAG GATGAGAAGCCTGTTGAAGCCATTAGAGTATGTTCTGAAGTTTTACAGATAGAACCTGACAATGTGAATGCACTAAAAGATCGAGCAGAGGCCTATTTAATAGAAGAAATGTATGATGAAG CTATTCAAGATTATGAAGCTGCTCAGGAACACAATGAAAATGATCAGCAGATTCGGGAAGGTCTAGAAAAAGCACAGAGACTATTGAAACAGTCACAGAAACGAGATTATTATAAAATCTTGGGAGTAAAAag AAATGCCAAAAAGCAAGAAATCATTAAGGCATATAGAAAATTAGCACTGCAGTGGCACCCAGATAACTtccaaaatgaagaagaaaagaaaaaggctgagaaaaagttcattgACATAGCAGCTGCTAAAGAAGTTCTCTCTGATCCAG AAATGAGGAAGAAGTTTGATGATGGAGAAGATCCCCTAGATGCAGAGAGCCAACAAGGAGGTGGTGGAAACCCTTTTCACAGAAGCTGGAACTCATGGCAAGGGTTC
- the Dnajc3 gene encoding dnaJ homolog subfamily C member 3 isoform X2: MGKSKAALPDLTKVIELKMDFTAARLQRGHLLLKQGKLDEAEDDFKKVLKSNPSENEEKEAQSQLLKSDEMQRLRSQALEAFESADYTAAITFLDKILEVCVWDAELRELRAECFIKEGEPRKAISDLKATSKLKNDNTEAFYKISTLYYQLGDHELSLSEVRECLKLDQDHKRCFAHYKQVKKLNKLIESAEELIRDGRYTDAISKYESVMKTEPSIAEYTVRSKERICHCFSKDEKPVEAIRVCSEVLQIEPDNVNALKDRAEAYLIEEMYDEAIQDYEAAQEHNENDQQIREGLEKAQRLLKQSQKRDYYKILGVKRNAKKQEIIKAYRKLALQWHPDNFQNEEEKKKAEKKFIDIAAAKEVLSDPEMRKKFDDGEDPLDAESQQGGGGNPFHRSWNSWQGFNPFSSGGPFRFKFHFN; the protein is encoded by the exons ATGGGAAAATCGAAAGCAGCACTTCCTGATTTAACTAAAGTGATTGAATTGAAGATGGATTTCACTGCA gCAAGATTACAGAGAGGTCACTTATTACTTAAACAAGGAAAACTTGATGAAGcagaagatgattttaaaaaagtg CTCAAATCTAATCCaagtgaaaatgaagaaaaggaagcccAGTCACAACTTCTCAAGTCTGATGAAATGCAACGTTTGCGTTCACAAGCACTCGAGGCTTTTGAAAGTGCAGATTATACTGCTGCTATAACCTTCCTTGATAAGATTTTAGAG GTTTGTGTTTGGGATGCAGAACTACGGGAACTTCGAGCTGAATGTTTTATAAAAGAAGGAGAACCTAGGAAAGCTATAAGTGACTTAAAAGCCACATCAAAACTGAAGAATGACAATACTgaagcattttataaaatcagCACACTGTACTACCAACTTGGAGACCATGAATTATCCCTCAG TGAAGTTCGTGAATGTCTAAAACTTGATCAGGATCATAAAAGGTGTTTTGCACActataaacaagtaaaaaaacTTAATAAGCTGATTGAATCAGCTGAAGAGCTCATCAGAGATGGCAG ATACACAGATGCAATCAGCAAATATGAATCTGTCATGAAAACAGAGCCCAGCATTGCTGAATACACAGTTCGTTCAAAAGAAAGGATCTGTCACTGCTTTTCTAAG GATGAGAAGCCTGTTGAAGCCATTAGAGTATGTTCTGAAGTTTTACAGATAGAACCTGACAATGTGAATGCACTAAAAGATCGAGCAGAGGCCTATTTAATAGAAGAAATGTATGATGAAG CTATTCAAGATTATGAAGCTGCTCAGGAACACAATGAAAATGATCAGCAGATTCGGGAAGGTCTAGAAAAAGCACAGAGACTATTGAAACAGTCACAGAAACGAGATTATTATAAAATCTTGGGAGTAAAAag AAATGCCAAAAAGCAAGAAATCATTAAGGCATATAGAAAATTAGCACTGCAGTGGCACCCAGATAACTtccaaaatgaagaagaaaagaaaaaggctgagaaaaagttcattgACATAGCAGCTGCTAAAGAAGTTCTCTCTGATCCAG AAATGAGGAAGAAGTTTGATGATGGAGAAGATCCCCTAGATGCAGAGAGCCAACAAGGAGGTGGTGGAAACCCTTTTCACAGAAGCTGGAACTCATGGCAAGGGTTC